The Prevotella sp. oral taxon 299 str. F0039 genome has a segment encoding these proteins:
- a CDS encoding peptidylprolyl isomerase, whose product MSVLGKIRSKGAVLVGVIGFALFAFIAEEAFRSWESSRNNDRQQLGKVLGKKLDVQEFQKLVEEYSEVIKMQQGKENLSEEEQTQIRDMVWNTFVQNKIIEKEVEALGLTVTDAEIQNVLKAGTNQMLMGTPFVNQQTGRFDVNALKKFLADYKTQKSTNPQMAQQYENLYKYWVFIEKNLRQQLLAQKYQALFANCLLSNPIEAKMAFKDNTEESNIQLASFPYSSIDDSKISVTESDLKNKYDELKERFKQPVETRNIKYIDIQVKPSTKDTEDLKKQFAGYAKDLSEATDVNNVVRRSTSLVPFLGVAVTKNAYPQDIASKLDSMSVGQVSNVFESNFDNTLNIIKLVSKQQLPDSVQYRQIQVGGATAEQARKTADSVYQALKGGADFEVLAKKYGQTGDKVWLTTSQYQNAPSLDNDTKTLIETLNTLPANEVKNIAFTQGNIIVQVLNRSAFTNKYVAAVVKKNIDFSQNTYTTAYNKFSSFVSANTTPEAITKNAAKSGYTVLERKDVTTAEHYLAGIHGTRDALKWLFDAKEGEVSPMYQCGDNDHLLLVILDKINPKGYRAVTDPQVKEIVKAEVIKDKKAEQLMAKAKGVNSINAAKAKGATISDVAQITFAAPVFIPATGASEPALSGAVSATAKGKFSAQPVKGNAAVYLFQVTGKATNNVPFKATEEEQKLRQKYMQYAGSFMNELYINANVTDNRYLFF is encoded by the coding sequence ATGTCAGTATTAGGAAAAATCAGAAGCAAAGGCGCTGTCCTTGTAGGCGTTATAGGATTTGCCCTATTTGCCTTTATTGCCGAAGAAGCATTTCGTTCATGGGAATCTAGTCGCAATAACGATCGCCAACAATTAGGTAAAGTATTGGGAAAGAAACTTGATGTACAAGAATTTCAAAAGCTTGTTGAAGAGTATTCTGAAGTAATTAAGATGCAACAAGGTAAAGAAAACCTTAGTGAAGAAGAGCAAACCCAAATCCGAGACATGGTTTGGAATACTTTCGTTCAGAATAAGATCATAGAGAAAGAAGTAGAAGCTCTTGGTTTAACTGTCACCGATGCAGAAATTCAAAACGTGCTAAAGGCAGGTACAAACCAAATGCTTATGGGTACACCATTTGTTAATCAACAAACAGGTCGATTCGATGTCAACGCTTTAAAAAAGTTCTTAGCTGATTATAAGACACAAAAAAGCACCAATCCTCAGATGGCGCAACAATATGAAAACTTGTACAAATACTGGGTTTTCATTGAAAAAAATCTTCGCCAACAATTGCTTGCACAAAAGTATCAAGCTCTTTTTGCAAACTGTCTTCTTTCAAATCCTATAGAAGCAAAAATGGCTTTCAAAGATAATACTGAAGAAAGTAATATTCAATTAGCATCATTCCCCTACTCTTCTATTGATGATAGCAAAATCTCTGTAACTGAGTCTGATTTAAAGAATAAATACGATGAGCTAAAAGAACGTTTCAAACAACCTGTTGAAACACGCAATATTAAATACATAGACATTCAAGTTAAGCCTTCAACAAAAGATACAGAAGACCTTAAAAAGCAATTTGCGGGATATGCAAAAGATCTTTCAGAGGCTACAGATGTAAATAATGTTGTTCGTAGAAGCACATCACTTGTTCCTTTCCTAGGTGTTGCAGTAACAAAGAATGCATATCCACAAGACATTGCTAGTAAACTAGATTCAATGTCAGTAGGACAAGTTTCTAACGTGTTCGAAAGCAATTTTGACAACACTCTTAATATCATTAAACTTGTAAGCAAACAACAATTGCCAGACTCTGTACAATACAGACAAATCCAAGTTGGTGGAGCTACAGCGGAACAAGCACGCAAAACTGCTGATTCTGTTTACCAAGCACTTAAAGGTGGAGCTGATTTTGAAGTTCTTGCAAAGAAATATGGACAAACAGGAGATAAGGTTTGGTTAACTACTTCACAATACCAAAACGCACCATCTCTAGACAATGACACTAAAACTCTTATTGAAACATTGAACACTTTACCTGCAAACGAGGTTAAAAACATAGCTTTCACACAAGGCAATATCATCGTTCAGGTTCTTAATCGTTCTGCTTTCACCAACAAATATGTAGCTGCAGTAGTTAAGAAGAACATCGATTTCTCTCAAAATACCTACACAACAGCATACAACAAATTTAGCTCTTTTGTTAGTGCAAACACAACTCCTGAAGCTATAACAAAGAACGCTGCAAAGAGTGGTTACACCGTATTAGAACGTAAAGACGTTACAACAGCAGAGCATTATCTTGCTGGAATTCATGGAACTCGCGATGCATTGAAATGGTTGTTCGATGCAAAAGAAGGAGAAGTATCACCAATGTATCAATGTGGAGATAACGATCATCTTCTACTTGTTATCCTAGACAAGATTAATCCCAAAGGCTATCGTGCTGTAACAGACCCACAAGTTAAAGAAATTGTTAAAGCTGAAGTGATCAAAGACAAGAAGGCCGAACAACTAATGGCTAAGGCTAAGGGCGTTAATAGCATTAACGCTGCGAAAGCAAAGGGTGCTACTATCTCTGATGTTGCGCAAATAACATTTGCTGCACCAGTATTTATTCCTGCAACAGGAGCAAGCGAACCAGCTCTAAGTGGTGCAGTTTCAGCTACTGCAAAGGGTAAGTTCAGTGCACAGCCAGTTAAAGGTAACGCTGCAGTTTATCTCTTCCAAGTAACTGGCAAGGCAACAAACAATGTTCCATTCAAGGCTACTGAAGAAGAACAAAAGCTTCGTCAAAAGTACATGCAATATGCAGGTTCATTCATGAACGAACTTTATATCAATGCAAACGTAACCGACAATCGCTATTTATTCTTTTAA
- a CDS encoding hemolysin family protein, with protein MDLPLIIGIITTLILSGFFSGMEIAFVSSNRMRAEIDKEKKSFSTKFIDFFYRHPNGFVSSMLIGNNIVLVIYGILTAQLLDNTIFKGFDAGLRVTLDTIVSTILVIFVGEFIPKTIFKNNPNSKLSFFSLPAYLFYCLLWPISKLTTLLSKIVLKILGKKLDYTPDEGEFTKLDLDYLVQSSIDNAKSNSDMVEEVKIFHNVLDLSDTRVRDCMIPRTEINAIDINTCTDKELMQRFTESGHSKIIVYKENIDNIIGYIHSSEMFHQETDWRTKILEMPFVPETMAVKKLMSIFLQRKKSLGIVIDEFGGTSGLISLEDIVEEIFGEIEDEHDNKKYIAKQTEDGQYVLSARLEIDKVNDMFNLDIPESDEYMTIGGFILHHFQTFPKLNEIVNIDKYEFKIIKNTQTKIELVKLKVKQ; from the coding sequence TTGGATTTACCACTTATTATAGGAATTATTACCACCCTCATTCTATCAGGTTTCTTTTCAGGAATGGAGATAGCATTCGTCTCTAGTAATAGAATGAGAGCAGAAATTGACAAAGAAAAGAAATCATTTTCTACAAAATTCATAGATTTCTTTTACCGACATCCAAATGGATTTGTCAGTAGTATGCTCATAGGAAACAACATTGTATTGGTTATTTATGGTATTCTTACAGCTCAATTACTAGACAACACTATATTTAAAGGATTTGATGCAGGTCTAAGAGTTACGTTAGATACAATCGTTTCTACCATTCTTGTAATCTTTGTTGGAGAGTTTATCCCTAAAACTATCTTTAAGAATAATCCTAATAGCAAACTTTCCTTCTTCTCACTTCCTGCTTATTTATTCTATTGTTTGCTATGGCCTATCAGCAAGTTAACAACTTTGTTGTCTAAGATTGTACTGAAAATATTAGGGAAGAAGCTGGACTATACACCTGATGAGGGTGAATTTACAAAGCTAGATCTCGACTATTTAGTACAATCAAGTATTGATAATGCCAAAAGCAACAGCGATATGGTAGAAGAGGTAAAGATATTTCACAACGTATTAGACTTGTCTGACACTCGTGTTCGTGATTGTATGATCCCTCGAACCGAAATCAATGCCATCGATATTAATACTTGCACAGACAAAGAACTCATGCAACGTTTCACCGAAAGTGGACACTCTAAAATCATTGTTTATAAAGAAAATATCGATAATATAATTGGCTACATCCATAGCTCAGAGATGTTTCACCAAGAAACCGACTGGAGAACAAAAATCCTTGAGATGCCTTTTGTCCCTGAAACAATGGCAGTTAAGAAATTGATGTCTATTTTCTTACAACGCAAAAAGAGTCTTGGCATTGTAATAGATGAATTTGGTGGCACCAGTGGACTAATCTCTTTAGAAGATATAGTTGAAGAGATCTTTGGAGAAATTGAAGACGAACACGATAATAAAAAATACATCGCAAAACAAACAGAAGATGGACAATATGTATTATCAGCCCGTTTAGAAATTGATAAAGTAAACGATATGTTTAACTTGGACATCCCTGAAAGCGATGAATATATGACTATTGGAGGTTTTATTTTACATCACTTCCAAACGTTTCCAAAGCTTAATGAAATCGTGAATATAGACAAGTACGAATTTAAAATTATAAAGAACACCCAAACAAAGATTGAACTTGTAAAACTAAAAGTAAAGCAATAG
- a CDS encoding LPS export ABC transporter periplasmic protein LptC has protein sequence MESRIIIVSKHLRHILFTITTVCFFVCCSEQKEHTAPAIHERDSASIMTSYGVNTLISDSGVIKYRIVTERWEVNEIRNPKRWIFEKSLFLEQFDEKFHVQAFIQCDTAYYFTEQKLWELRGRVRVLTKEGLRYFSEQLFWDQSNHEIYSHVYSRIVTPERTLQGSYFRSDEKMTRYNIYNTKGSFEKGDFGNKDTGTNALPDTSQQVMRPPTNPHPKLNPNAL, from the coding sequence ATGGAAAGTAGAATAATAATTGTGTCAAAACATTTACGACATATTCTATTTACAATAACTACGGTATGTTTCTTTGTTTGCTGTTCAGAACAAAAGGAACATACCGCTCCTGCTATTCATGAGCGTGACTCTGCATCTATAATGACGTCATATGGTGTTAACACTTTGATCTCAGATTCAGGTGTAATTAAATATAGAATTGTTACAGAACGCTGGGAAGTAAACGAAATAAGAAATCCCAAACGATGGATTTTTGAAAAGAGTTTATTTCTAGAACAATTCGATGAGAAATTTCATGTACAAGCTTTCATACAATGCGACACGGCTTATTATTTCACAGAACAAAAGCTTTGGGAACTAAGAGGACGTGTAAGAGTGCTTACAAAGGAAGGGTTACGTTATTTTAGTGAACAGCTCTTTTGGGATCAATCTAATCACGAAATATACTCACATGTATATTCTCGTATTGTAACCCCAGAACGAACTCTTCAAGGAAGCTATTTCCGTAGCGATGAAAAGATGACCCGTTATAACATATATAACACTAAAGGTTCATTTGAAAAAGGAGACTTTGGCAATAAAGACACAGGAACAAACGCTCTACCTGATACTTCACAACAAGTAATGAGACCTCCAACGAACCCACACCCAAAGCTTAACCCCAACGCATTATAA
- a CDS encoding DUF4105 domain-containing protein, which produces MNNSIQLDSVEISLLTCAPHNQIYSLYGHTALRVQNKETGDDVAVNYGMFSFKKPYFILRFVFGLTDYEMGIEPFEYFVAEYATYGSEVVQQRLNLTNEEKQQIISALQRNADPNNKVYRYNYFYDNCTTRARDILLDNINGKVQYRGRKGVEETYRDVVHQCTENHLWARFGNDLLLGVMADKPLSFEQKQFLPHQLMVDFAAASIASNKQIKRKLVAETIQILPDSKESKGDSEPIRPLYIIIGVFCCIVIASLLQLKSNVIMWYLDAFLLLITGLLGLILFAMIFSQHPTVQLNFQILLLNPLSLIMLWPVVSKEIKHKAHIYWKVLAGFILLFIFLGLFQTYAEGMYFLALSLLIRCVVNIKYLDKVK; this is translated from the coding sequence TTGAATAATTCTATTCAATTAGATTCTGTAGAGATAAGCTTATTAACCTGTGCTCCACACAATCAGATATATAGTTTGTATGGACATACAGCTTTAAGAGTGCAAAATAAAGAAACAGGTGATGATGTTGCGGTGAATTATGGCATGTTTTCTTTCAAAAAGCCATACTTTATTTTACGTTTTGTTTTTGGACTAACCGATTATGAAATGGGCATAGAGCCATTTGAATATTTTGTTGCTGAGTATGCAACTTATGGTTCTGAGGTGGTTCAACAAAGGCTTAATCTAACGAATGAAGAAAAACAACAGATTATAAGTGCATTGCAAAGAAATGCAGATCCCAATAATAAAGTTTACCGTTACAACTATTTTTATGATAATTGCACAACACGAGCACGTGATATTTTGTTAGATAATATAAACGGAAAGGTGCAATATAGGGGTAGGAAAGGAGTAGAAGAAACTTATAGAGATGTAGTTCATCAATGTACAGAAAATCATTTATGGGCACGCTTTGGTAACGATCTTCTGTTGGGAGTGATGGCAGATAAACCATTAAGCTTTGAGCAAAAGCAATTTTTGCCACATCAGTTAATGGTTGATTTTGCTGCTGCAAGCATTGCTTCTAATAAACAAATAAAACGTAAATTAGTTGCAGAAACAATCCAAATATTGCCTGATTCAAAAGAAAGTAAAGGCGATTCAGAACCCATTCGTCCCCTATATATAATAATAGGTGTATTTTGTTGCATTGTAATAGCATCACTTTTGCAACTTAAAAGCAATGTAATTATGTGGTATTTAGATGCCTTTTTACTGCTAATAACAGGTCTTTTAGGATTGATTCTATTTGCAATGATTTTTTCACAGCATCCAACAGTACAATTAAATTTTCAGATATTACTGCTCAATCCCCTCTCACTCATCATGTTGTGGCCTGTTGTTTCGAAAGAAATAAAGCATAAAGCGCACATCTATTGGAAAGTACTTGCGGGTTTTATTTTGCTCTTTATATTCTTAGGCTTATTCCAAACCTATGCCGAAGGAATGTATTTTTTGGCATTATCTTTGTTAATAAGATGTGTAGTAAATATAAAATACTTAGATAAGGTAAAATAA
- a CDS encoding alkaline phosphatase family protein, with protein MNRYLSAFILTMLSGLGIHAQQMLKAPRLVVNITIDQLRTDYIERFAALYGTGGFKKLFSEGKVYKQASYSFSPLDRSSAVAALSTGTSPLYNGIVANNWLNRKSLKIESSVDDVKYHTSPSFISTTTLADELKIASSGSALVYSVSKDRDAAVLSVGHAADGALWIDEKTKKWSTSDYYPLSIQKWIKAFNSLLGGKQDSNDNDNVAYLSLECLDGNALGRDEITDYLAITLSASNEIAQQEKNGYEAVYVGLDRVLTRLIQHIENKIGRDKVLFVLTSTGYDIENAIDYSKYKIPTGTFYVNRTASLLNMFLSAVYGQGKYVEAYYSNQIYLNRKFIEDKRLSLDEVYNKSKDFLKQNAGVVDVHKSVYPTSVSGDIILDITPGWRLLNEDTHHSVVSRLSFVPFPIIFYGLSLKPEQVKECTLVEHIAPTIANAIHIRAPNGCTLQPLF; from the coding sequence ATGAATAGATATCTTTCTGCTTTCATATTGACAATGTTATCGGGCTTAGGCATTCATGCGCAGCAAATGCTTAAAGCTCCTCGATTAGTTGTGAATATAACTATCGATCAATTGCGAACAGATTATATCGAACGCTTTGCTGCCTTATATGGAACTGGAGGATTTAAGAAACTCTTTTCAGAAGGAAAAGTGTATAAACAAGCTTCTTATTCGTTTTCTCCTTTAGATCGTTCTTCAGCTGTTGCAGCTCTATCAACGGGTACTTCTCCCTTATATAATGGTATTGTAGCAAACAATTGGCTCAATAGAAAATCTTTAAAGATAGAGTCGAGTGTTGATGATGTAAAATATCACACCTCTCCATCATTCATCTCAACAACGACGCTTGCAGATGAATTGAAAATTGCATCGTCTGGAAGTGCCCTTGTTTATAGTGTTTCAAAAGATCGAGATGCAGCAGTTTTGTCTGTAGGACATGCTGCTGATGGAGCTTTATGGATTGATGAAAAGACAAAGAAATGGAGCACCTCAGATTATTATCCGTTGTCTATCCAAAAGTGGATAAAAGCATTTAATAGTCTTCTTGGAGGAAAACAAGATTCTAATGATAACGACAATGTGGCGTATTTATCATTGGAATGTCTTGATGGTAATGCTCTCGGACGAGATGAAATAACTGATTATTTAGCTATAACGCTAAGTGCAAGTAATGAGATTGCACAACAAGAAAAGAATGGTTATGAAGCTGTTTATGTAGGACTTGATAGAGTTTTAACTCGTCTTATTCAACATATTGAGAATAAAATAGGGCGTGATAAGGTGCTATTTGTATTAACAAGCACAGGTTATGATATTGAAAATGCAATAGATTATTCTAAATATAAGATTCCTACAGGTACTTTCTATGTCAATAGAACAGCGTCTTTGCTTAATATGTTCCTGAGTGCTGTGTATGGACAAGGCAAATATGTAGAGGCGTATTATAGTAATCAGATTTATTTAAATCGTAAGTTTATAGAAGACAAACGTCTCTCTTTAGATGAAGTTTACAATAAATCAAAAGATTTTCTAAAGCAAAATGCTGGAGTTGTTGATGTACATAAATCAGTATATCCAACATCGGTAAGTGGTGATATCATTTTAGATATTACTCCAGGGTGGAGGTTGTTAAATGAAGATACACATCATTCGGTTGTTTCAAGACTTTCTTTTGTTCCTTTCCCCATTATTTTTTATGGTTTAAGTTTAAAGCCAGAACAGGTAAAGGAATGCACTCTTGTGGAACATATTGCTCCAACAATTGCGAATGCAATACATATTCGTGCTCCAAATGGATGTACTTTACAACCTCTTTTTTAA
- the secA gene encoding preprotein translocase subunit SecA: MNFNKFLQSLFGNKSTRDMKLIQPLVEKVKAVYPEIEKLSNDELRAKTLEIKNYVQNSGSTQKEEIAKLKASIEETPIDEREAIFNQIDKLEKEVLEIYETALNEVMPVAFSIVKDTARRFAQNEETIVTATDYDRDLAADPSKDFVTINGDKAIYHNHWTAGGNDLKWEMIHYDVQIFGGIALHQGKIAEMATGEGKTLVSTLPVFLNALTGNGVHVVTVNDYLAKRDSEWMGPLYEFHGFKVDCIDKHRPNSPERRKAYEADITFGTNNEFGFDYLRDNMAISPADLVQRKHNYAIVDEVDSVLIDDARTPLIISGPIPKGEDQMFEEYQPLVERLVDVQRRLATQYLSEAKQKIAEGREKKDDKLTEEGFLALYRSYKSLPKNKPLIKFLSEEGIKAGMLKTEEYYMQNNNREMPKAVQPLFFVVDEKQNGCDLTDRGTDWLAKEVNNKELFVLPDIATQLSELEKETNLSDQERLDKKDALLNHFAVQSERVHTLQQLLKAYTMFNKDDEYVIMDGEVKIVDEQTGRIMDGRRWSDGLHQAIEAKEHVKVEAATQTFATITLQNYFRMYHKLSGMTGTASTEAGELWDIYKLDVVEIPTNKPILRKDMDDRVYKTAREKYSAVIDEVEEMRNSGRPCLVGTTSVEISELLSRMLKLRNIPHNVLNAKLHQQEALIVAEAGQSKDGKGAVTIATNMAGRGTDIKLSQEVKDAGGLAIIGTERHESRRVDRQLRGRAGRQGDPGSSVFYVSLEDKLMRLFASERIASIMDRLGFKEGERIEAPMISKSIERAQKKVEENNFGIRKHLLEYDDVMNKQRTVIYEKRRHALMGERIGMDIVNIIWDRVVHIIETNDFEGCKESFLKVLAMELPFDENEFNNANRIDLCERAFQSAMAAFKRKTDRIQSVAWNVIKPIYEEQGDRYERILVPIVDGQRGYNIPCNLKDAYDTEAKDVIKQFERTIILGTIDDCWKENLRQLDELRHSVQNASYEQKDPLLVFKLESVKLFDSMVNEMNNKIVSILMRAQILEAPGDEVQEAAPEQHSQQYTEQKEDLDREAHQQAANYDTREGVDQVNRTPYVKDKEPGRNDPCPCGSGKKFKNCHGQGVV, from the coding sequence ATGAATTTTAATAAATTCCTACAATCACTCTTCGGAAACAAGTCTACACGTGATATGAAGCTCATACAACCACTTGTTGAGAAAGTAAAGGCTGTATATCCTGAGATTGAAAAGTTAAGTAATGACGAACTAAGAGCAAAGACTTTAGAAATAAAGAACTATGTTCAAAATTCTGGATCTACACAGAAAGAAGAGATAGCAAAGCTTAAAGCCAGCATTGAAGAAACTCCTATTGATGAGAGAGAAGCTATCTTTAATCAAATCGATAAGCTAGAAAAAGAGGTTCTAGAGATATATGAAACTGCTCTAAATGAAGTGATGCCTGTTGCATTCTCAATTGTAAAAGACACTGCAAGACGCTTTGCTCAAAACGAAGAAACCATTGTAACTGCAACTGATTATGATAGAGATTTAGCTGCAGATCCAAGTAAAGACTTTGTTACAATTAATGGGGATAAAGCTATATATCATAACCACTGGACTGCAGGTGGTAACGATTTGAAGTGGGAAATGATTCACTATGATGTACAAATATTTGGTGGTATCGCTCTACATCAAGGTAAAATTGCCGAAATGGCAACTGGTGAAGGAAAAACATTAGTATCTACTTTACCTGTATTCCTTAATGCTTTAACAGGTAATGGTGTTCATGTTGTAACCGTAAATGATTATCTTGCGAAACGAGATAGCGAGTGGATGGGTCCACTTTACGAGTTCCATGGATTTAAAGTCGATTGTATTGATAAGCATCGCCCTAATTCTCCAGAGAGAAGAAAGGCGTATGAAGCAGATATTACCTTTGGAACAAATAATGAATTTGGTTTTGATTATCTTCGTGATAATATGGCGATATCTCCCGCAGACCTTGTACAACGCAAACACAACTATGCTATTGTGGATGAGGTAGACTCTGTATTGATTGACGATGCACGTACTCCTTTGATTATATCTGGTCCAATTCCTAAAGGAGAAGACCAAATGTTTGAAGAATATCAACCATTAGTAGAACGTCTTGTAGATGTTCAACGTCGTTTAGCTACACAATATTTAAGTGAAGCAAAGCAAAAAATTGCAGAGGGAAGAGAGAAGAAAGATGATAAATTAACAGAGGAAGGATTCCTTGCTCTCTATCGTTCTTACAAGTCTTTACCAAAGAATAAGCCTCTCATTAAATTCCTTTCAGAAGAGGGAATCAAAGCAGGTATGCTCAAAACGGAAGAGTATTACATGCAAAATAATAATCGTGAGATGCCTAAAGCTGTTCAACCTCTATTCTTTGTTGTTGATGAAAAACAGAATGGTTGTGACCTTACAGACCGTGGAACCGATTGGTTAGCAAAAGAAGTAAATAATAAAGAGTTATTTGTTCTACCAGATATTGCAACTCAGTTGTCTGAGCTTGAGAAAGAAACAAACTTGTCTGACCAAGAAAGATTAGATAAGAAAGATGCTCTTCTTAATCATTTTGCAGTGCAAAGTGAACGTGTTCATACTCTACAACAATTGCTTAAAGCTTACACAATGTTCAATAAGGACGATGAATACGTTATTATGGATGGTGAAGTGAAGATTGTTGACGAGCAAACTGGTCGTATAATGGATGGTAGAAGATGGAGTGATGGATTGCATCAAGCTATTGAAGCGAAGGAACATGTAAAGGTTGAAGCTGCTACTCAGACATTTGCTACAATCACATTGCAGAACTATTTCCGTATGTATCACAAGCTTTCAGGTATGACAGGTACTGCAAGTACTGAGGCAGGAGAGCTTTGGGATATCTATAAATTAGATGTAGTTGAGATCCCAACTAATAAACCTATCTTGCGAAAAGATATGGATGATAGAGTTTACAAAACTGCACGTGAGAAATATTCTGCCGTTATTGATGAGGTTGAAGAAATGCGTAATAGTGGTCGTCCTTGTCTTGTTGGTACAACATCTGTTGAGATTTCTGAGCTACTTTCACGTATGTTGAAGCTTAGAAATATTCCTCATAATGTTCTTAATGCTAAACTTCATCAACAAGAAGCACTTATTGTGGCTGAAGCAGGACAAAGTAAAGATGGTAAAGGTGCTGTTACTATTGCAACAAACATGGCGGGACGTGGTACTGACATTAAACTTTCTCAAGAAGTGAAAGATGCTGGTGGTCTTGCAATTATTGGTACAGAAAGACACGAAAGCCGTCGTGTTGACCGTCAGTTACGTGGTCGTGCAGGTCGACAAGGAGACCCAGGATCGTCTGTTTTCTATGTATCTCTAGAAGATAAGCTAATGCGTTTATTCGCATCTGAGCGTATTGCGAGCATAATGGACCGTCTTGGATTTAAGGAAGGTGAACGAATTGAGGCTCCAATGATCTCTAAAAGTATCGAAAGAGCACAGAAGAAGGTAGAAGAAAATAACTTTGGTATTCGTAAACACCTACTTGAATACGATGATGTTATGAATAAACAACGTACCGTTATCTATGAAAAACGTCGCCATGCATTGATGGGTGAGCGTATAGGTATGGACATTGTGAACATCATTTGGGATCGAGTTGTTCATATTATTGAGACAAACGATTTCGAAGGTTGTAAAGAATCATTCTTGAAAGTCCTTGCAATGGAATTGCCTTTCGATGAGAATGAATTCAATAACGCAAACAGAATAGATCTTTGCGAGCGTGCTTTCCAATCTGCAATGGCTGCATTCAAGCGTAAAACAGACCGAATTCAAAGTGTTGCTTGGAACGTAATTAAACCTATTTACGAAGAGCAAGGTGATAGATACGAACGTATTCTTGTTCCTATCGTAGATGGACAACGTGGTTACAACATTCCTTGTAATTTGAAAGATGCATACGATACTGAAGCAAAAGATGTGATTAAACAATTTGAACGTACCATTATTCTTGGTACAATCGATGATTGTTGGAAAGAAAATCTACGTCAGTTAGATGAACTTCGTCACAGTGTACAAAACGCTTCATATGAGCAAAAAGATCCATTGTTGGTGTTTAAACTCGAAAGTGTTAAGCTTTTCGATTCAATGGTGAATGAGATGAATAACAAGATTGTTAGTATCTTGATGCGTGCACAAATCTTAGAGGCTCCAGGAGATGAGGTTCAAGAGGCTGCACCAGAGCAACATTCACAACAATACACTGAACAAAAAGAAGATTTAGATCGTGAAGCGCATCAACAAGCGGCTAATTACGACACCCGAGAAGGTGTAGACCAGGTGAATCGTACACCTTATGTAAAAGATAAAGAGCCAGGTCGTAATGATCCATGTCCATGTGGAAGCGGTAAGAAGTTTAAGAATTGCCATGGACAAGGTGTTGTTTAA
- a CDS encoding ATP-binding cassette domain-containing protein, protein MKLEISQLTKQYNDREVLNIEHLDIEKPGIVGLVGNNGAGKTTLFMLMLDLLRPTSGVICYHIDEQLTYSSTENNKWKPFVGAFVDNSFLIDFLTADEYFRFIAQLSNISNDQLEHHLAFFSRFIGTDILGTNIFIRDLSAGNKQKVGIVAAFLLNPSLILLDEPFNFLDPSSQNILKHLLKTYAEEHQSIVIISSHNIQHTIDISQRILLLEKGHIIKDLDNHNERAEVELQKYFDS, encoded by the coding sequence ATGAAACTAGAAATCAGTCAATTAACCAAGCAATACAATGATAGAGAGGTTCTTAATATTGAGCATCTTGATATTGAAAAACCTGGGATAGTAGGACTTGTTGGAAATAACGGAGCAGGTAAAACAACTCTATTTATGTTGATGCTAGATTTGCTTCGTCCCACTTCAGGAGTCATTTGTTATCATATTGATGAGCAACTCACCTATTCTTCAACAGAAAACAATAAGTGGAAACCATTTGTTGGTGCCTTTGTAGATAATTCATTTCTAATTGATTTCTTAACAGCAGATGAATATTTTAGATTTATTGCGCAACTTTCCAATATCTCAAATGATCAGTTAGAGCATCATTTAGCTTTCTTTTCACGATTTATTGGAACAGATATCTTAGGAACTAATATATTTATTCGTGATTTGTCTGCAGGTAATAAACAGAAAGTTGGCATTGTTGCAGCTTTCTTGTTAAATCCTTCTTTAATATTATTAGATGAACCTTTTAATTTTCTAGATCCTTCTTCTCAGAATATATTGAAGCATCTATTGAAAACATATGCTGAAGAACATCAATCTATTGTGATAATAAGCAGTCATAATATTCAACACACCATTGATATTTCTCAGCGTATATTATTGCTCGAGAAAGGTCATATTATTAAAGATCTGGATAATCATAATGAGAGAGCCGAAGTTGAATTACAAAAATATTTTGATTCTTAG